TTGGCGGTCACCACCATGCCGTCGGCGGGGTTGTAGGTCTGCGGGAGTTCCTCAAACGGAATCCAGCCGTTCCAGCGGTGTTCTCCATCGGCCTGGACGGGCAGCGTTCCGTCCCAGCCCTGCCGCAGCGGCACCCGTCCCGGCGCAATGTAGCCGATGTTGCCGCTCGTGTCCGCGTAGACGAAGCTCTGGCTGGGCGCGACATAGGCGCGCATGGCCTCCCGGAACCCATTCCAGTCTTGGGCATAGTTGATCCCTAAAAAGGCGTCCAGCGTGGTGTCGCCCGGCATCAGCGTGGGCCAGCTCAGGGCCAGCCGGGGCGCGTCGGCGGCGTCGCCCAGCTTGGATACGACCGGGCCGTACTCGCTTTCTTCGACATTCAGGCGCACATCTTCTCCGCCCTTGACCCGGATCACCTCCTCGCGGACCGTCACGTCGGCGTTTGGTGGCAGCACGAACAGGCCCTGTACATCCGGATTGTGGTTGGTCACCCCCCAGGCCACCTGCCGATTGCGTCCGATCACCACGGCAGGCAATCCCGGAATGGTGGCCCCGATGGTGCTGAGCCCGTCGCCTTTCAGCTCTGCCAGATACCACAGCATCGGGTTACGCAGTTGCAGGTGCGGGTCGTCGGCCAGGAGGGGCAGGCCCGATTCGGTGTGCTGGCCCGATACCACCCAGTTGTTGCTGCCTTTGCTCGGCTCGGCAGCCATGCCCAGCTCGCGGGCGGCGGCCAGGTGCTGCCGGAGCTGCGACAAGTGCCCGTTCAGGTCGCCCGCTGGGCAGGCATCCCCAGGCGCGCTGGCATCTTCGCCTGTTACCGGCAACTCGTCGGCACTCAGGATGGTTACCCCATCTGACGGATAGGGCGGGGACGATTCGGTCAGTGCTCTGGACCCACCCTTGTGACAAAGGTTCCAGTTGTCCAGCTCCTGCTCCCAGTTGCCGCCCAGGTCGAAGGACATCAGTTTGCTCCAGGCCACTGAATCCACGTCGGTCCAGGGTTCAGGCTCATAGCCCAGAATCAGAAATTCAGGTGCCGTTTTCCCCTGGGCAAAGCCGGCATTGACTCCCGCGGTATAGGCAGCGATCAGGCGACGGGAGCGTTCAGACAAAGCGGGCAGCGCCGTCTGGGCAGCCTGCTGAAAGCCCCAGGTGCGCAGAAATCTATCCTGCTCCAGCGCCGCTTCTCCCAGCACCTCGGCCAGTCGTCCCTGCGCGATGCGCCGCTGAAAGTCCAGCTGCCAGGCGCGGTCCTGGGCATGGACCAGGCCCAGCGCATAGACCGCGTCCTCGTCCGTCTGTGCGGCAATGTGGGGAATGCCGTGCTGATCCCGTGTGACGGTCACTTCGCCGCCTAGCCCGGCAGCTGAGAGGGTACCACTCAGCTGCGGTAAGGTCTGACTGCGCAAATAAAGTGCTCCGGCCACCAGCGCCAGCACAGCAATGAGCAGCAGTCCGGCGGCCACTTTCAGCAGGTTTTTCAGCATGGTCCAGTCTAGAGCACCTGCCCCAGACGACCCCGGCGCGATTCAACTTGCGCCGGGGAAGAGGCGGCTGTGGTCAGCCGATCAGAGGGACTGGACCCAGGCGTGGATGTTGGCGACGTCGGCGTCAGAGAGCTGGGCCTCGGAGAAGCGGGGCATGGTGGGGGCGAGTTCACGGCCATCGGGGGTGACGCCTTCGCGCAGGGTCTGGGTGAAGCCGGTAAGGTCCCAGCCATTGGCATTTTCGGTCATGGCTGGACCGATGCCGCCTTGTCCCTGGGCACCGTGACAACCACCACAGGAGCCGGCAAAGATTTCCTGGCCAGCGGCGGCGTCACCCTGGGCTGAACTTTCGGTAGCCCCAGCGGCAGGAGTGGCTTCTTCGGATGTCCCCTCTTCCGCTGCTTCCGGTGTGCCGCTTTCATTTTCAGCCGCGCCTTCGGCCTTGTCCGTCGTCACTGCACTATCCGTCGTGGCAGGAGTCCCGGTAGCGCTAGAGGTATCTGCGCCTCCAGTACCTGAGCTTTCGCTGCCCTCAGCCCCTCCTTCTTCAGTGCCCTCGGCGGGCGTATCGGTGCTGATGGGTTGGTCACTCGCTTCGACAGGCTGGCTTTGCTGACCTGCGCCCACTTCGCCTTCGACGGGGTTGGTGATGGGCATGTTGCCTGCGCCCAGTCCCTCGCTAGAAGGGGTCCGTACCTGGGTCAGCCCGATGGCTGCGGCCAGGACAGCAGTGACAAATGCAGCGCCAATGGCTTCTGGATATTTCATGGTGGTTTCCTCCAGTGGATGGGGCGGTCCGTTCCCGGCTGAACCGGGCTGGCCGCTCTGGCCCGACTATACTGCGCGTTCCACGTCCATTTCTGCCCCAGGCTTGAGCGGATTCTGGCGTTTCAGGCAGGGCCGATCGTCTGCTGCAGCGCTTCAATCAGCTGCTGGACTTCCTGTGGGGTCGTGTAGTGCAGCAGTGAGGCCCGCACCACGCCCCCCTGTTCTTCGAGACCCAGTGCCCTAATCAGCCGAGTAGCGTAAAAATGACCGTGCCGAACGGCGATCTGCTCCTCCTCAAGCGCCTCTACGATGGACGGTGAGCTGCGGCCCTCCACCACAAAACTGACGGTGCCGACCCGTTCCGCGGCCTGGTGCCTGGGTGGTCCAATCATCCGCACCGCCGGATGATTGTTCAGAACATCCAGCAGTGCCCCGGTCAGGGCAGCCTCATGCTCTGCGATGGCGTGAAAGGCCGTGTCTAGCTCCTGCCCAGCCGCGGCTCCCAGTCGCCCACCTAGCTCGGTCAGGTAATCGTTGATCCCAGGCAGGGAGGCGGTCAGCTCATAGTTCAGATTGCCGGGTTGCAGTTTGTAGGGGAGATCATCGGCTGTAATAAAAAAGTGATTGAGGTTGCTCAGCTCCAGCAGCAGTTCCTCACGTCCATACAACAGTGAACAGTGCGGCCCGAACACCTTGTAATACGAAAAGAGGTAGTAGTCCACGCCTAGGTCCTGCACATCCACCCGGCGGTGCGGAGCGTAGGCCACGCCGTCTACCAAGAGCTTTGCCCCAGCCTGGTGGACGCGGTCAGCGATCTCACGAATGGGCTGAATGCCGCCCAGCACGTTAGATGTATGGGTGCAGCATACCAGCCGGGTGCGCGCAGACAGCAGCGCGTCCAGCCCTTCCAGTTCGAGTTGCTGCGTCTCAGGGTTGATCTGCCAGAAACGAATCTGCACGCCGAACCGCTCCAGCCGTGTCCAGGCCCCCACGTTGGCCTCGTGGTCCACGTTGGTCAGGATAATTTCGTCACCCGCCCTGAGCCCTGGCGCCATCGCCTGCGCCAGATTGCTGATCAGCTGGGTGGTGCTGCTACCTAGCACGATTTCCCGGGGATCAGCGGCCCCGATCAGATGTGCGGCAGCCTGCACACCCGCTTGTACTCGCGCCGCCGCTCCCTGCGAGCGTGGATAGCTGGCTCCCAGCTGCACATTGGTTTCGAGCAGATAGTCGCGTACCCGGTCGGCCACCCGCCGCAGGGTTTGCGACCCGCCCGCATTGTCAAGTAAGGCCCAGGGCGAGTTCAGACCAGGGAATTGTTCCCGAATCCAGGGAAGATGGGGCTCTAGCACGCCAAGAGAAGAGGTCATGTCTGTTCACCATACTCCGCCACAATGAGGCTTAGTTTTATACAGCGAATTACAAAATAGGAGAAGCTTAACCCCTGATCCTTCCCCCTATACTCAGCCATGCTTGCCTTCTCACGCCCACCAGCCTTCCAAACCGTTCCAATCACGCCCACCCCTGACAGTTTTCTCCTCTGCTTTTCTCCAGACGGCCAGCATTTTCTTTCACCCACACCCGCAGGCTGGCCCCAATTAGGGGAGATGCCACACATCACAGCAGCTCTTGGCCTGGGCAAATGGCAAGGGAAGAGTTACGCCGCCGCCTACAGTTCACAGGCAATTGGCCCAGAGCAAACCACCACCTTGCGCGAACTGGCCAGCCGAAGTCCAGAGGACGCAGCCCTGGCTGGCTACGCTGCACAAATCCTGGACTTTCATCAAAGCCACCGCTTTTGCGGACGCTGCGCCTCGCCTACTCAGGCTCTGAACCACGAGCAGGCTCGCCGTTGCCCCCAGTGTGGCCTGACCAGTTACCCACGCGTCGCGCCCGCCGTCATGGTCCTGATCTGGCGGGGCAAAGGAACCCAGCGTGAATTTCTACTGGCCCGCGGTCCCCGCCACAGGCCTGGTCTCTACTCGGTGATTGCCGGCTTCGTTGAACCCAGCGAAACCCTGGAAGACTGCTGTCACCGTGAGGCCCTGGAGGAACTGGGGGTGACCATCCGTGACCCTCAGTACGTCCTTTCCCAGCCCTGGCCACTGCCTCACTCGCTGATGGTTGCCTTTACTGCCGAATATGTCGGCGGCGACATCGTGCCACAGCCCGGCGAAATTGAAGCTGCACAGTGGTTCCCTGCACACGACTTACCAGAGATTCCGCCTGCTTACAGCTGTGCTTACCAATTGATTCAACGGGGCGTCCAGCAAGCCCAGCCATAGAGCTGATCCGGAAAACAGAGTGAGCTGCTCAAGAGTGTCCGCATCTACTCGCTCCCCTACGAAGCTGTACCAGGCTGTCCCTGAAAATCATGCCTACACCTGCGTCACCGCGATTTTCAGGGGCAGCCTCTAAGCTCAAGCGCGATCAGCGAGATGATTAACACCGTTTCAGACAGCCTGAAAATTCTTTGCTCACAGAATGGACGAGAAGACCCCTCCAAAGCTCTCTGAGGGGTAGAGGGTGGGGGAATTTATGGTCAAGGTCCTTCAACTTAAGCGAACCGAATTGTAACCGGGTGGCAGCTTATTTTCCTGTACTCAGAAATCTTCTTCCCTAAGTCCACTTAGGGGTGAAGGATTCTACCTTATCCATCAGATCACTCAGGTAAGCTCGAGCTATGACTGCTACGCCCAGCTTTCCTTTAACGGACCGCTTCACTCAGGCCCTGCTCCTGGCGGCCCGCTGGCATCATGGGCACTTCCGCGACACCACAGCGGACCTTCCAGCTTCACTGCCCTATCTGAGCCAATTGCTGGCCACTGCAGCAATAGCCCTTGATCATGGGGCCAGCGAGGACGAAGCGATTGCTGCACTCCTCCACAGTGCTCCGACAGACGGACCCCAACAGAGCAAACAAAATCAGGAAGCCCTGCGCGGCGAGATGCTGAACCAGTTTGGCCTGAGGGTGACCGTGCTGGTTGATGATCTAACAGGCATGCGTCAGGCCACTGCTCTGCGGCAGATCAACAGCCTGAGTGCATCTTCGCTCCTGATGGTTGCTGCTGATCACCTGGCGCACAACCGATATCTGCTGAGCGAACTCCTTCAGCTCCCAGCAGAGCAGCGCCAAGACTACTTTGCACACTTGGGCAGTGCTGCGCTGGCCACACTGAGGCATCAGCAAGCAGTGGCCGACCAACTGGCCGCGTCCCCCGCAGTCAGCGAACGCCCCCGCCTGATCAGTTTGTTACAGCAGCTGAGCCAAAGCGTGGATGCACTGGCACTGGCCTGCGGCATTGATCCTGAGCAGCTGCGCGAAGGCCCGCCTTTCAATCTCTAAGCCAACTCTTTCTCAGCGGAGCTTGCCCAGCTCCCGCAAGGCCGCGGCCAATTGGGGGTCTTCACCCGTACGGACCCACGCTGCATCGTCACGCGGGGCAGGCACATCCGGCTGCACCCGCGAACCCAGCACCTGACCGCTTTGCGACTGTATCTGGGCAGCAGTCACCCACAGCGCCGAGCCATCATCCAACAGGATCAGATGTGATGATGTATCCGCCAGGCCTGCGGTGGTTTCCCCCAGCACCACCGTTTCAGGGCGAACCAGCAAGTCACGGGTCATGAACTCCGCACCACTGGCCGAGTCGGTATCAACCAGCACCGCCAGGGGGCCAGTGAAACGCTGAGGTTTGAATACCCGCGTTCCTGTGCCGGTTTCCGCCTGCCCCCCGGTCAGGTACCGTCCTCTGTCATAGCTGTACAGTTCTGTAGAAATGCGGGTGACTTCCCGCAGTGGCGCCGGCTGGGTCAGTGCCCCCGTCGCCAGCATGGTCTCTGTCACCAGACCACCAGGGTTGCCGCGCAAGTCAAGAACGGCCCGTGTGGCCCCCAGCAACTCGGCACGGCGCAGCGTGTTATGGACATCCTGAGCCACCCCTATGCTGTCAAAGGTTCTCAGCCGGATCAGCGCTGTCCGGTCATCCAGCATGTCCAGACTGACGGGTGGCGTCTCGACCAGTGTTCCCGCCAACGACGCCGTACGGACCCTTCCATGCCGCTCAAAGGTCAGCTCTGCCGTCCGGGCACTACGGGCCGCCGCAAACAATTTGGCCATCCCCCATTCACCGTCCAAGGGCAGTTGCCCTAGATGAGTCATCAGGTCCCCAGGTCGCAACCCGGCCAGGTCTGCAGGAGTGCCGGGGAGGACCTCGGTAATCACAGCCCCCCACCCTTCCAGCCGTCGCCACCACATCCCGAATGAACGTGTCGTGTCTCCACCAACCGTCAGTGCAGACATGTAGTCCATCTCTTGTGGGGTAAGGAAATAGGTGTGGTCGTCCTCCAACGCCAGCAACATCTGATTGACTAGGCCATAAGCAGCCTCGGAGTGGCAAACTGTTTCAGCTGCACACACCCGCCGCAGCTGCGGCAAAAAGCGTTCGCGTAATTCCTGAGCACGAAGCTGCGAGGGACCGTTGTAGTTCAGGGCCAGTTCGTAAATCACCTCATCGAACAGGCCCTGGGCTGTGACAAGCTCGGTGTCGGCTCCCTCAGCCGTGCCAGATGCAGCGCTAGCCAGCGGACACAGCACCAGCAAGGCACTGAGCACCAAGGTTCGGCTCCAACCCTTTTGACGCGCAGAAAATACAATTTTCATTTGGACACCTCAAAGGCACCAACCGGCAGATCAGGAAGAAAACGACGCTCCAGGACTTCGGCACGGCCGTGTACTTTTAGGCCGTCATCACTTTCCCGGAGATAGGTCAGGACCTGGGCCTGGGCTAACCCAGTGGCCCCTCCCCCACGTACGTCCCCGTAATAGGTGACGTAGTGCAGATCTTCTTCAGTACCGCCCCGCTCAGCCAACACCCGGTAAGACTGCGGATCCAGCAAATACTGCACCTTACCGGCCTTCCAGCTGATTTCTAGCACTGGACCACGTAAGCCCAGCGGCTGACCCTGCGCCCAGGTCTGCTCTCCGAGGCTGCGGACGCGGTAGCCAGCGCTGTCTGCCAGCGCCAGTGCCACTATGCCGCCCCGCAGGGCCGCCTGCATTTGGGCAGCGTCACGGCGGGGCAAGGGAACCGTACCACCTTGCGGGGTGAACAGGACCGCCCTGTCCGGACCAACGACAAAACGGTTGTTCAGACGCTGCTCTGAAGATTCCTCTAGCTGAAAGCGCTGTCCCGCCAAGTCGGCCCATAGATCATGTTCAAAGCCAAGCACCACCCGGTCTCCAGCCTCATTCAGCAGTTGGTGGCGCAGTCGCTCATGCAAGTAACGTGGTGAGTTCGGCACCTGATTGGCCTGACGGACCAGCGCCAGCAAGGTATTGGGTGCTGGAGTGCTCAGAAGCAGCTGCACCGAGGCAGGCTGCGCCGGAAACTGAGCAGCTACCGGAGAACCAGCGCCCAACAGTAAAAAGACGCCGCAGCCCAGGGCGGCCCCACGAGACAAGCAGCAAAGTGAGTTCACCCCATCAGCATACGCGTTTGACCCGCGCTACAGGGGTCAATCGGTGGGGAGGCCGAACACGACTCGCAACCGAGTGAGGCCCAGACTGAGCAGCGGGCGGCGACCTTCAAGCCAGGCCAGCGGACCAGGAGAACCAAAGCTCCAGCGGACCCTGGCCCGGCGTGGTCGGCCCTGGATCTGGCAGCGGCTCAGCCCTACCTGTTGATCCAAGAACTGCGCCAGCGTCAGCGGGACACGCAGAGCAGGTGGTCCCACCCGTCCTACACGGGCCAGCAGAGAAACATGCAGTGAGCCACTTCCCAGGTCGGTGATCACATAACCAGGGGCCGTACGGCGGGTAAAGGCGCCCAAGCGCTTAGGCACGGCCCACAGCTCACGTCCACCTGCCGCCGCTGGCACACTGCTGACCCAGATTTGACCTACGGTCACGTGTAAGCGTCCATTCAGACGAACCGGGCAGGCCACCAGCAGTTCTTCATATTCCAGATCACTGCCAGGACCATAGTGCAGGGCACCCACAACGGCCAGGGTATACCCACCCAGCCCCAGCAGACGTGCGCCAGGTGGCAAATGCGCGAACAGGGCCGAAGGCAGGGAGCCGACCGATACGATAAAGACCGACCCTACCGCACTGCCCTGAAGTTGCCAGGGTGCGGGTGGATAGGGCCAGGAAGCAACCGGTTCCAGGGACACAGGTTTAGTGTGCGTTGCGGCGGAGCGGGAGCAGATGCAGCAGCGCCACTACGGAAAAGCCCACCAGCAAGCCGAACAAACCTGAACCCACCGTGCCGACCAGCCATTCCACGAAAGTGTGGGCAGCAGGGACGGCGTGAGCCGCACTCACCGCAACGTCATGGATCAGATGTTCCAGTTCGGGGAAGCCCAGCTTGGCCAGACCGT
This sequence is a window from Deinococcus radiophilus. Protein-coding genes within it:
- a CDS encoding penicillin acylase family protein encodes the protein MLKNLLKVAAGLLLIAVLALVAGALYLRSQTLPQLSGTLSAAGLGGEVTVTRDQHGIPHIAAQTDEDAVYALGLVHAQDRAWQLDFQRRIAQGRLAEVLGEAALEQDRFLRTWGFQQAAQTALPALSERSRRLIAAYTAGVNAGFAQGKTAPEFLILGYEPEPWTDVDSVAWSKLMSFDLGGNWEQELDNWNLCHKGGSRALTESSPPYPSDGVTILSADELPVTGEDASAPGDACPAGDLNGHLSQLRQHLAAARELGMAAEPSKGSNNWVVSGQHTESGLPLLADDPHLQLRNPMLWYLAELKGDGLSTIGATIPGLPAVVIGRNRQVAWGVTNHNPDVQGLFVLPPNADVTVREEVIRVKGGEDVRLNVEESEYGPVVSKLGDAADAPRLALSWPTLMPGDTTLDAFLGINYAQDWNGFREAMRAYVAPSQSFVYADTSGNIGYIAPGRVPLRQGWDGTLPVQADGEHRWNGWIPFEELPQTYNPADGMVVTANNRSVPQGYPHLLNNDRGWADPYRARRITELLNEKAPLNLADMAQVQNDTFSGPWQDLRADLLGALRSRLSDRAEAALDRLAAWDGVLATDSQAATLFEWWLRGLKDMGQDEWGQTLSTRAVAEALRTDGPLCAVGGEGGCDEVLAQTLEYAAEQAEQAPFYGRIHQALSAHGAFGEVERLAPIFNTSVAAPGGSDTVNVARPSREDGTLNFTAAASYRQLIDLADPDASLFTGTLGQSGNPLSRYARDQQAGWAAGEYLPMSMDPADWGQTQVLRLQPE
- a CDS encoding c-type cytochrome, with the protein product MKYPEAIGAAFVTAVLAAAIGLTQVRTPSSEGLGAGNMPITNPVEGEVGAGQQSQPVEASDQPISTDTPAEGTEEGGAEGSESSGTGGADTSSATGTPATTDSAVTTDKAEGAAENESGTPEAAEEGTSEEATPAAGATESSAQGDAAAGQEIFAGSCGGCHGAQGQGGIGPAMTENANGWDLTGFTQTLREGVTPDGRELAPTMPRFSEAQLSDADVANIHAWVQSL
- a CDS encoding HD domain-containing protein, which codes for MTATPSFPLTDRFTQALLLAARWHHGHFRDTTADLPASLPYLSQLLATAAIALDHGASEDEAIAALLHSAPTDGPQQSKQNQEALRGEMLNQFGLRVTVLVDDLTGMRQATALRQINSLSASSLLMVAADHLAHNRYLLSELLQLPAEQRQDYFAHLGSAALATLRHQQAVADQLAASPAVSERPRLISLLQQLSQSVDALALACGIDPEQLREGPPFNL
- a CDS encoding acetoacetate decarboxylase family protein translates to MSLEPVASWPYPPAPWQLQGSAVGSVFIVSVGSLPSALFAHLPPGARLLGLGGYTLAVVGALHYGPGSDLEYEELLVACPVRLNGRLHVTVGQIWVSSVPAAAGGRELWAVPKRLGAFTRRTAPGYVITDLGSGSLHVSLLARVGRVGPPALRVPLTLAQFLDQQVGLSRCQIQGRPRRARVRWSFGSPGPLAWLEGRRPLLSLGLTRLRVVFGLPTD
- the nudC gene encoding NAD(+) diphosphatase; protein product: MPHITAALGLGKWQGKSYAAAYSSQAIGPEQTTTLRELASRSPEDAALAGYAAQILDFHQSHRFCGRCASPTQALNHEQARRCPQCGLTSYPRVAPAVMVLIWRGKGTQREFLLARGPRHRPGLYSVIAGFVEPSETLEDCCHREALEELGVTIRDPQYVLSQPWPLPHSLMVAFTAEYVGGDIVPQPGEIEAAQWFPAHDLPEIPPAYSCAYQLIQRGVQQAQP
- a CDS encoding cysteine desulfurase-like protein, whose amino-acid sequence is MTSSLGVLEPHLPWIREQFPGLNSPWALLDNAGGSQTLRRVADRVRDYLLETNVQLGASYPRSQGAAARVQAGVQAAAHLIGAADPREIVLGSSTTQLISNLAQAMAPGLRAGDEIILTNVDHEANVGAWTRLERFGVQIRFWQINPETQQLELEGLDALLSARTRLVCCTHTSNVLGGIQPIREIADRVHQAGAKLLVDGVAYAPHRRVDVQDLGVDYYLFSYYKVFGPHCSLLYGREELLLELSNLNHFFITADDLPYKLQPGNLNYELTASLPGINDYLTELGGRLGAAAGQELDTAFHAIAEHEAALTGALLDVLNNHPAVRMIGPPRHQAAERVGTVSFVVEGRSSPSIVEALEEEQIAVRHGHFYATRLIRALGLEEQGGVVRASLLHYTTPQEVQQLIEALQQTIGPA
- a CDS encoding S41 family peptidase: MKIVFSARQKGWSRTLVLSALLVLCPLASAASGTAEGADTELVTAQGLFDEVIYELALNYNGPSQLRAQELRERFLPQLRRVCAAETVCHSEAAYGLVNQMLLALEDDHTYFLTPQEMDYMSALTVGGDTTRSFGMWWRRLEGWGAVITEVLPGTPADLAGLRPGDLMTHLGQLPLDGEWGMAKLFAAARSARTAELTFERHGRVRTASLAGTLVETPPVSLDMLDDRTALIRLRTFDSIGVAQDVHNTLRRAELLGATRAVLDLRGNPGGLVTETMLATGALTQPAPLREVTRISTELYSYDRGRYLTGGQAETGTGTRVFKPQRFTGPLAVLVDTDSASGAEFMTRDLLVRPETVVLGETTAGLADTSSHLILLDDGSALWVTAAQIQSQSGQVLGSRVQPDVPAPRDDAAWVRTGEDPQLAAALRELGKLR